From Epinephelus lanceolatus isolate andai-2023 chromosome 5, ASM4190304v1, whole genome shotgun sequence, the proteins below share one genomic window:
- the cep152 gene encoding centrosomal protein of 152 kDa isoform X4: protein MSIDFDSAALQTQHDEEEYDQEDYAREQELHKLLTDLPDDMLEDSRDSSPELECSTCSNKNTGGSPKSTWTQQWSDHPRPTSHEQNYEDDYDQHADDEYGYEDGAVQINGHHPQSQPLPHTWNQDHQFNQGDYTYTSMGTEKSTETNDFSADEYESRPYPQDTNNAVVYNGEGGRRDNQNYGDHNNGRNHFQVSGNLKSTQLDRGVDQHKASYNPHHPAHQPKMFTSQAVHQDGQFDHLQREFLDSTQKTADREQLAQLQILNKAQQRQIEDLERKLEDSKRNIRYIEHQLAIAKDEKDGLAVSLKESSQLVEEAKGREVQMQNKLKALEQQVQVLAERDQENTKKQRVAEAAVDSMKQQMLELCRSDTLSKARQQHDRDLAIIKEQHEAALLTLEQKLDSTTQALSEQIDVGQRLREQVKQLERQREEEQLERARVVNALTQRLEESQQQCAKLLQTSAVQEMSQIQIKLQQAQSAKALSENMNKVLQEDLADLKEQITLYESAVKHGVIALDLSTDWESQLSESCVDLGLKKVNRKNGLLHRTALANLSDSKLPKDEALRLLRVEMQRCLGSLKGKRQKISQLQEELQLSQGQVNELQTQLEEAKLCSSVRETSQMKHLDITGESQKEFMRLQEDKRHLQEQVEVLEKKNTELRQSEEKVRSANLELCTKMREMIQELDQEKQEAAQRAERIHQQYRDDVVDRVRTELMLEHDAQVEQLTAQHQQQVQQLQTQLSEANDKILGVQECYISVCTEKDMLEESIRNREKEEALIRENELKMREESGTAVEKLRAELEAQHQASINQLKAVWSKEKEAEIQQQVNSHVASAKAAWKEELKQMEKTWVQRLEEARTERHRETAEAACQADETDASSVTVTAEELDSRLSAQKQQLQLEADKVKRKAVEEAKKQAQKELHEKHLEDMAKQVEGAVTRAYNRWIEDLTSLPEYQTSLQAEREKWEELLEKHTEQQVSQALRNAEEQWHKKHKNQLEEQTSETQRVEELQEEVAALQSQLEQGRREHAALLKAELAGARAAWNRDKQREISVIQARTEKVYQSKLQEQHRNLEQALQQTREDTDLHKKELLLQMEAKLQQNLRAREEEWRSQHAEKEQAQRQQVRDELLAELQTGLAKVQSQLLRDPRTDQWGTEDTKRTSGATSEGTITHIIQTSCKDMVNRAVSQAKKEWTKISEERLSRVLKKTQEQHEREIDKIESSVTQRKEQARCRTECIETLGKLQKKNQELQRHLEKACRQLQHSVREHKAAMQHLKDEHERSSQKLKEGHLQQLEEVKRAQESSGSSDHQQNVQQGLEEMKQQYLMTVEKIRGDMLRYLQESRERAAEMIRMEVQRERQDTARKMRHYYLTCLQELLEDGGKTTGAEKKIMNAASKLAAMAKVLETPLKSKSGKNFSLQTDCLPGRNAGFTKNQSTLTELPDMRPEGRSNREKSSADSEQKQTAAVRTKPLSHQDISTSEKEAASVDAALKPQTADHTHLCSYKPSQQIASPSQVEFVNVSVRSKSREMYLQGADNCNDSERQSKPFLIQEAPVRDERRNDWSMTSCDSDTGFHVSSHSYSGRKVEPVKPFSVSAAFASDLGEFAGLTPDVSDLTVYNEIAKNTPHTQTLNLQHAKMGTHREPTPGSEGEKQHGVCSRPLFSELRQRQQDSGFDSPFYQQK from the exons ATGTCTATTGATTTTGATAGTGCTGCTCTTCAGACACAGCATGATGAAGAGGAATACGACCAAGAGGACTATGCAAGGGAGCAAGAG ctgcaCAAATTGCTCACCGACCTGCCCGATGACATGCTCGAGGATAGCAGAGACTCCTCCCCAGAGCTGGAGTGCTCTACCTGCAGCAATAAAAACACTGGTGGCAG TCCAAAGTCCACATGGACACAGCAATGGTCCGATCATCCAAGGCCGACCTCTCATGAACAG AATTATGAAGATGACTATGATCAACATGCTGATGATGAGTATGGTTATGAGGATGGAGCAGTTCAGATCAATGGACATCACCCTCAAAGTCAACCTCTGCCTCACACCTGGAACCAGGATCATCAGTTCAACCAGGGAGATTATACATACACCAGCATGGGCACAGAAAAATCTACAGAGACCAATGATTTCTCCGCAGACGAGTATGAGTCCAGACCATACCCTCAAGACACTAATAATGCTGTAGTTTATAATGGAGAAGGAGGACGCAGAGACAATCAAAACTATGGGGACCACAACAACGGCAGGAATCATTTTCAAGTGAGTGGA AATTTAAAGTCTACACAGTTGGATAGAGGAGTGGATCAGCACAAGGCCAGCTACAATCCTCACCATCCTGCCCATCAGCCAAAGATGTTTACCTCACAGGCTGTTCACCAAGACGGTCAATTTGACCATCTGCAAAGAGAATTCCTTGACTCAACACAAA AAACGGCTGATAGAGAGCAGCTTGCCCAGCTCCAGATTTTAAACAAGGCTCAGCAGAGGCAAATTGAAGACTTGGAGCGAAAACTGGAGGATTCGAAGCGTAATATTAGATATATCGAGCATCAGCTTGCAATTGCCAAAG ATGAAAAGGATGGCCTAGCCGTGAGTCTAAAGGAATCAAGTCAACTGGTTGAAGAGGCCAAAGGGAGAGAGGttcaaatgcaaaacaaattgAAGGCACTGGAGCAGCAAGTACAGGTCCTCGCTGAGAGAGACCAGGAG AACACAAAGAAGCAGAGGGTGGCAGAGGCTGCAGTGGACAGCATGAAGCAGCAGATGTTGGAGCTTTGTCGCTCCGATACCCTGTCCAAAGCACGTCAGCAGCATGACAGAGACCTTGCCATCATAAAGGAGCAGCATGAGGCTGCACTGTTGACACTGGAGCAGAAGCTTGACTCCACAACTCAGGCTCTGAGTGAACAG ATTGATGTTGGTCAGAGGTTACGAGAGCAGGTGAAGCAGCTGGAGCGCCAGAGGGAGGAAGAGCAGCTGGAGAGAGCCAGAGTTGTTAATGCCCTTACTCAGCGTCTGGAAGAGAGTCAACAACAATGTGCTAAACTGCTGCAGACGA GTGCAGTGCAGGAGATGAGTCAGATACAAATCAAACTCCAACAGGCTCAATCAGCCAAAGCACTGagtgaaaacatgaacaaagtGTTACAG GAGGATCTGGCTGATTTGAAGGAGCAGATCACTCTGTATGAATCTGCTGTGAAACACGGTGTCATTGCTTTAGACCTGAGCACTGACTGGGAGAGCCAGCTGTCTGAATCCTGTGTGGATTTAGGATTAAAGAAAGTAAACAGGAAGAATGGCTTACTTCACAG AACTGCCCTGGCTAATCTGTCGGACTCGAAGCTGCCCAAAGATGAAGCTTTGCGGCTGCTGCGAGTGGAGATGCAGCGCTGTCTGGGTAGCTTGAAGGGGAAGCGGCAGAAGATCAgtcagctgcaggaggagctcCAGCTCAGTCAGGGTCAGGTGAACGAGCTGCAGACCCAGTTGGAAGAAGCCAAGCTCTGCTCTTCA GTCAGAGAGACGAGTCAGATGAAACATCTAGACATAACTGGAGAGTCTCAGAAAGAGTTCATGAGACTACAGGAAGACAAACGACACTTGCAGGAACAAGTGGAG GTGTTAGAGAAGAAGAACACGGAGCTGAGACAGAGTGAGGAGAAGGTGAGGTCTGCCAACTTGGAGCTGTGCACCAAGATGAGGGAGATGATCCAGGAACTGGACCAAGAGAAGCAGGAGGCTGCTCAGAG AGCTGAGAGGATTCATCAGCAGTACAGGGACGACGTGGTGGACCGGGTCAGAACCGAGCTCATGCTGGAACACGATGCTCAAGTTGAACAGCTGACTgcacagcatcagcagcaggtCCAACAGTTACA GACCCAGCTGTCTGAGGCCAATGATAAGATTTTGGGTGTGCAAGAGTGCTACATATCCGTCTGCACGGAGAAGGACATGCTTGAAGAAAGCATCCGTAACAGGGAGAAGGAGGAAGCTTTGATCAGGGAAAATGAG CTAAAGATGAGAGAAGAGAGTGGCACAGCTGTGGAGAAGCTGCGGGCTGAACTTGAGGCGCAGCATCAGGCCTCAATAAACCAGCTCAAAGCTGTCTGGTCCAAAGAAAAGGAGGCTGAGATCCAGCAGCAGGTGAACTCTCATGTAGCTTCAGCCAAGGCTGCTTGGAAGGAGGAATTGAAACAG ATGGAGAAGACCTGGGTCCAGAGGCTGGAGGAGGCCAGAACAGAGAGGCACAGAGAGACTGCTGAGGCAGCCTGTCAGGCAGATGAGACTGATGCCAGCAGTGTGACAGTTACCGCTGAGGAGCTGGACTCCCGGCTCAGCGCCCAGAAACAGCAGCTGCAACTAGAAGCTGACAAAGTCAAACGCAAAGCTGTGGAGGAAGCCAAGAAACAAGCCCAGAAAGAGCTGCACGAGAAACACCTGGAGGACATGGCCAAACAG GTTGAAGGTGCTGTAACGAGGGCCTACAATCGCTGGATTGAGGATTTGACTTCATTACCAGAATACCAAACCTCTCTccaagcagagagggagaaatgggaagaacttctagaaaaacacacagagcaacAG GTATCCCAGGCCCTGAGGAACGCAGAGGAGCAGTGGCACAAGAAGCACAAGAACCAGCTGGAGGAGCAGACCTCTGAAACACAGAGGGTGGAGGAGCTCCAAGAGGAGGTGGCAGCTCTCCAGAGTCAGCTGGAGCAAGGAAGGAGAGAGCATGCTGCCCTACTGAAGGCTGAGCTGGCCGGAGCCAGAGCAGCCTggaacagagacaaacaacgGGAGATCTCTGTCATCCAGGCCCGCACTGAGAAGGTGTACCAAAGCAAGCTGCAAGAGCAGCACAGAAACCTGGAGCAGGCTTTGCAGCAGACCAGGGAGGATACTGACCTCCACAAGAAGGAGCTGCTCCTACAGATGGAGGCCAAGCTACAGCAGAATCTGAGGGCCCGAGAGGAGGAGTGGAGAAGTCAGCATGCAGAGAAGGAGCAGGCCCAGAGACAGCAGGTGAGAGATGAATTACTGGCAGAGCTTCAAACTGGTTTGGCCAAGGTCCAGTCACAACTTCTCAGGGATCCCAGAACAGATCAGTGGGGCACTGAAGACACCAAGAGGACCAGCGGGGCCACATCAGAGGGCACAATAACGCACATCATCCAAACATCCTGCAAAGACATGGTCAACAGAGCAGTATCTCAAGCCAAGAAGGAATGGACGAAA ATAAGTGAGGAGAGACTAAGCCGTGTGTTGAAAAAAACGCAGGAGCAGCATGAGAGAGAAATCGACAAAATAGAAA GCTCTGTGACGCAAAGGAAGGAGCAGGCTCGCTGCAGGACGGAGTGCATTGAGACTTTAGGtaagctgcagaagaagaaccAGGAGCTCCAGAGACACTTGGAGAAAGCCTGTCGTCAGCTCCAGCACAGCGTTCGAGAGCACAAAGCAGCCATGCAGCATCTGAAAG ATGAGCATGAACGCAGCTCACAAAAGTTAAAGGAAGGACACCTGCAGCAGCTAGAGGAGGTGAAGAGAGCCCAAGAATCCTCAGG GAGTTCTGATCACCAACAAAATGTCCAGCAAGGCCTCGAGGAGATGAAGCAGCAATACCTGATGACTGTGGAAAAGATCAGAG GAGACATGCTGCGTTACCTTCAGGAGAGTCGGGAGCGAGCAGCCGAGATGATCCGCATGGAGGTGCAGAGGGAGAGGCAGGACACTGCCAGAAAGATGAGGCACTATTATCTGACCTGTCTGCAGGAGTTACTGGAGGACGGAGGAAAGACTACAGG GGCTGAGAAGAAAATAATGAATGCTGCAAGCAAGCTGGCAGCCATGGCTAAAGTGCTGGAGACGCCTTTAAAAAGTAAATCTGGAAAGAACTTCAGTTTACAAA CGGACTGCCTTCCAGGAAGAAATGCAGGTTTCACCAAGAACCAGTCAACACTAACTGAGCTCCCTGACATGAGGCCAGAGGGAAGATCCAACAGGGAAAAGTCCTCCGCTGattcagaacaaaaacaaactgctgcAGTGAGGACAAAACCTCTGAGTCACCAGGACATTTCTACATCTGAGAAGGAGGCGGCCTCAGTAGATGCAGCGCTGAAACCCCAAACTGCTGatcacacacacctctgctcTTACAAACCTTCCCAACAGATTGCTTCTCCGTCCCAGGTCGAGTTTGTCAATGTGTCTGTGAGGAGTAAGAGCAGGGAGATGTACCTGCAGGGAGCAGACAACTGCAACGACTCAGAGCGACAGAGCAAACCGTTCCTCATCCAGGAGGCTCCTGTCAGAGACGAGAGAAGGAATGACTGGAGCATGACCAGTTGTGACTCAGACACTGGCTTCCATGTTTCTTCACACTCTTACTCAGGGAGGAAAGTAGAACCAGTGAAGCCCTTTTCTGTCTCCGCCGCATTCGCCAGTGACTTAGGAGAGTTTGCTGGCCTCACTCCGGATGTTTCTGACCTTACTGTTTACAATGAAATTGCCAAAAACACACCCCACACCCAGACCTTGAACTTGCAGCATGCAAAAATGGGTACACACAGAGAGCCCACCCCTGGCTCTGAGGGTGAGAAGCAGCATGGAGTTTGTTCCAGGCCTCTGTTCTCTGAGTTGAGACAACGCCAACAGGACAGCGGCTTTGACAGTCCGTTCTACCAACAAAAATGA
- the cep152 gene encoding centrosomal protein of 152 kDa isoform X5, whose amino-acid sequence MSIDFDSAALQTQHDEEEYDQEDYAREQELHKLLTDLPDDMLEDSRDSSPELECSTCSNKNTGGSPKSTWTQQWSDHPRPTSHEQNYEDDYDQHADDEYGYEDGAVQINGHHPQSQPLPHTWNQDHQFNQGDYTYTSMGTEKSTETNDFSADEYESRPYPQDTNNAVVYNGEGGRRDNQNYGDHNNGRNHFQNLKSTQLDRGVDQHKASYNPHHPAHQPKMFTSQAVHQDGQFDHLQREFLDSTQKTADREQLAQLQILNKAQQRQIEDLERKLEDSKRNIRYIEHQLAIAKDEKDGLAVSLKESSQLVEEAKGREVQMQNKLKALEQQVQVLAERDQENTKKQRVAEAAVDSMKQQMLELCRSDTLSKARQQHDRDLAIIKEQHEAALLTLEQKLDSTTQALSEQIDVGQRLREQVKQLERQREEEQLERARVVNALTQRLEESQQQCAKLLQTSAVQEMSQIQIKLQQAQSAKALSENMNKVLQEDLADLKEQITLYESAVKHGVIALDLSTDWESQLSESCVDLGLKKVNRKNGLLHRTALANLSDSKLPKDEALRLLRVEMQRCLGSLKGKRQKISQLQEELQLSQGQVNELQTQLEEAKLCSSVRETSQMKHLDITGESQKEFMRLQEDKRHLQEQVEVLEKKNTELRQSEEKVRSANLELCTKMREMIQELDQEKQEAAQRAERIHQQYRDDVVDRVRTELMLEHDAQVEQLTAQHQQQVQQLQTQLSEANDKILGVQECYISVCTEKDMLEESIRNREKEEALIRENELKMREESGTAVEKLRAELEAQHQASINQLKAVWSKEKEAEIQQQVNSHVASAKAAWKEELKQMEKTWVQRLEEARTERHRETAEAACQADETDASSVTVTAEELDSRLSAQKQQLQLEADKVKRKAVEEAKKQAQKELHEKHLEDMAKQVEGAVTRAYNRWIEDLTSLPEYQTSLQAEREKWEELLEKHTEQQVSQALRNAEEQWHKKHKNQLEEQTSETQRVEELQEEVAALQSQLEQGRREHAALLKAELAGARAAWNRDKQREISVIQARTEKVYQSKLQEQHRNLEQALQQTREDTDLHKKELLLQMEAKLQQNLRAREEEWRSQHAEKEQAQRQQVRDELLAELQTGLAKVQSQLLRDPRTDQWGTEDTKRTSGATSEGTITHIIQTSCKDMVNRAVSQAKKEWTKISEERLSRVLKKTQEQHEREIDKIESSVTQRKEQARCRTECIETLGKLQKKNQELQRHLEKACRQLQHSVREHKAAMQHLKDEHERSSQKLKEGHLQQLEEVKRAQESSGSSDHQQNVQQGLEEMKQQYLMTVEKIRGDMLRYLQESRERAAEMIRMEVQRERQDTARKMRHYYLTCLQELLEDGGKTTGAEKKIMNAASKLAAMAKVLETPLKSKSGKNFSLQTDCLPGRNAGFTKNQSTLTELPDMRPEGRSNREKSSADSEQKQTAAVRTKPLSHQDISTSEKEAASVDAALKPQTADHTHLCSYKPSQQIASPSQVEFVNVSVRSKSREMYLQGADNCNDSERQSKPFLIQEAPVRDERRNDWSMTSCDSDTGFHVSSHSYSGRKVEPVKPFSVSAAFASDLGEFAGLTPDVSDLTVYNEIAKNTPHTQTLNLQHAKMGTHREPTPGSEGEKQHGVCSRPLFSELRQRQQDSGFDSPFYQQK is encoded by the exons ATGTCTATTGATTTTGATAGTGCTGCTCTTCAGACACAGCATGATGAAGAGGAATACGACCAAGAGGACTATGCAAGGGAGCAAGAG ctgcaCAAATTGCTCACCGACCTGCCCGATGACATGCTCGAGGATAGCAGAGACTCCTCCCCAGAGCTGGAGTGCTCTACCTGCAGCAATAAAAACACTGGTGGCAG TCCAAAGTCCACATGGACACAGCAATGGTCCGATCATCCAAGGCCGACCTCTCATGAACAG AATTATGAAGATGACTATGATCAACATGCTGATGATGAGTATGGTTATGAGGATGGAGCAGTTCAGATCAATGGACATCACCCTCAAAGTCAACCTCTGCCTCACACCTGGAACCAGGATCATCAGTTCAACCAGGGAGATTATACATACACCAGCATGGGCACAGAAAAATCTACAGAGACCAATGATTTCTCCGCAGACGAGTATGAGTCCAGACCATACCCTCAAGACACTAATAATGCTGTAGTTTATAATGGAGAAGGAGGACGCAGAGACAATCAAAACTATGGGGACCACAACAACGGCAGGAATCATTTTCAA AATTTAAAGTCTACACAGTTGGATAGAGGAGTGGATCAGCACAAGGCCAGCTACAATCCTCACCATCCTGCCCATCAGCCAAAGATGTTTACCTCACAGGCTGTTCACCAAGACGGTCAATTTGACCATCTGCAAAGAGAATTCCTTGACTCAACACAAA AAACGGCTGATAGAGAGCAGCTTGCCCAGCTCCAGATTTTAAACAAGGCTCAGCAGAGGCAAATTGAAGACTTGGAGCGAAAACTGGAGGATTCGAAGCGTAATATTAGATATATCGAGCATCAGCTTGCAATTGCCAAAG ATGAAAAGGATGGCCTAGCCGTGAGTCTAAAGGAATCAAGTCAACTGGTTGAAGAGGCCAAAGGGAGAGAGGttcaaatgcaaaacaaattgAAGGCACTGGAGCAGCAAGTACAGGTCCTCGCTGAGAGAGACCAGGAG AACACAAAGAAGCAGAGGGTGGCAGAGGCTGCAGTGGACAGCATGAAGCAGCAGATGTTGGAGCTTTGTCGCTCCGATACCCTGTCCAAAGCACGTCAGCAGCATGACAGAGACCTTGCCATCATAAAGGAGCAGCATGAGGCTGCACTGTTGACACTGGAGCAGAAGCTTGACTCCACAACTCAGGCTCTGAGTGAACAG ATTGATGTTGGTCAGAGGTTACGAGAGCAGGTGAAGCAGCTGGAGCGCCAGAGGGAGGAAGAGCAGCTGGAGAGAGCCAGAGTTGTTAATGCCCTTACTCAGCGTCTGGAAGAGAGTCAACAACAATGTGCTAAACTGCTGCAGACGA GTGCAGTGCAGGAGATGAGTCAGATACAAATCAAACTCCAACAGGCTCAATCAGCCAAAGCACTGagtgaaaacatgaacaaagtGTTACAG GAGGATCTGGCTGATTTGAAGGAGCAGATCACTCTGTATGAATCTGCTGTGAAACACGGTGTCATTGCTTTAGACCTGAGCACTGACTGGGAGAGCCAGCTGTCTGAATCCTGTGTGGATTTAGGATTAAAGAAAGTAAACAGGAAGAATGGCTTACTTCACAG AACTGCCCTGGCTAATCTGTCGGACTCGAAGCTGCCCAAAGATGAAGCTTTGCGGCTGCTGCGAGTGGAGATGCAGCGCTGTCTGGGTAGCTTGAAGGGGAAGCGGCAGAAGATCAgtcagctgcaggaggagctcCAGCTCAGTCAGGGTCAGGTGAACGAGCTGCAGACCCAGTTGGAAGAAGCCAAGCTCTGCTCTTCA GTCAGAGAGACGAGTCAGATGAAACATCTAGACATAACTGGAGAGTCTCAGAAAGAGTTCATGAGACTACAGGAAGACAAACGACACTTGCAGGAACAAGTGGAG GTGTTAGAGAAGAAGAACACGGAGCTGAGACAGAGTGAGGAGAAGGTGAGGTCTGCCAACTTGGAGCTGTGCACCAAGATGAGGGAGATGATCCAGGAACTGGACCAAGAGAAGCAGGAGGCTGCTCAGAG AGCTGAGAGGATTCATCAGCAGTACAGGGACGACGTGGTGGACCGGGTCAGAACCGAGCTCATGCTGGAACACGATGCTCAAGTTGAACAGCTGACTgcacagcatcagcagcaggtCCAACAGTTACA GACCCAGCTGTCTGAGGCCAATGATAAGATTTTGGGTGTGCAAGAGTGCTACATATCCGTCTGCACGGAGAAGGACATGCTTGAAGAAAGCATCCGTAACAGGGAGAAGGAGGAAGCTTTGATCAGGGAAAATGAG CTAAAGATGAGAGAAGAGAGTGGCACAGCTGTGGAGAAGCTGCGGGCTGAACTTGAGGCGCAGCATCAGGCCTCAATAAACCAGCTCAAAGCTGTCTGGTCCAAAGAAAAGGAGGCTGAGATCCAGCAGCAGGTGAACTCTCATGTAGCTTCAGCCAAGGCTGCTTGGAAGGAGGAATTGAAACAG ATGGAGAAGACCTGGGTCCAGAGGCTGGAGGAGGCCAGAACAGAGAGGCACAGAGAGACTGCTGAGGCAGCCTGTCAGGCAGATGAGACTGATGCCAGCAGTGTGACAGTTACCGCTGAGGAGCTGGACTCCCGGCTCAGCGCCCAGAAACAGCAGCTGCAACTAGAAGCTGACAAAGTCAAACGCAAAGCTGTGGAGGAAGCCAAGAAACAAGCCCAGAAAGAGCTGCACGAGAAACACCTGGAGGACATGGCCAAACAG GTTGAAGGTGCTGTAACGAGGGCCTACAATCGCTGGATTGAGGATTTGACTTCATTACCAGAATACCAAACCTCTCTccaagcagagagggagaaatgggaagaacttctagaaaaacacacagagcaacAG GTATCCCAGGCCCTGAGGAACGCAGAGGAGCAGTGGCACAAGAAGCACAAGAACCAGCTGGAGGAGCAGACCTCTGAAACACAGAGGGTGGAGGAGCTCCAAGAGGAGGTGGCAGCTCTCCAGAGTCAGCTGGAGCAAGGAAGGAGAGAGCATGCTGCCCTACTGAAGGCTGAGCTGGCCGGAGCCAGAGCAGCCTggaacagagacaaacaacgGGAGATCTCTGTCATCCAGGCCCGCACTGAGAAGGTGTACCAAAGCAAGCTGCAAGAGCAGCACAGAAACCTGGAGCAGGCTTTGCAGCAGACCAGGGAGGATACTGACCTCCACAAGAAGGAGCTGCTCCTACAGATGGAGGCCAAGCTACAGCAGAATCTGAGGGCCCGAGAGGAGGAGTGGAGAAGTCAGCATGCAGAGAAGGAGCAGGCCCAGAGACAGCAGGTGAGAGATGAATTACTGGCAGAGCTTCAAACTGGTTTGGCCAAGGTCCAGTCACAACTTCTCAGGGATCCCAGAACAGATCAGTGGGGCACTGAAGACACCAAGAGGACCAGCGGGGCCACATCAGAGGGCACAATAACGCACATCATCCAAACATCCTGCAAAGACATGGTCAACAGAGCAGTATCTCAAGCCAAGAAGGAATGGACGAAA ATAAGTGAGGAGAGACTAAGCCGTGTGTTGAAAAAAACGCAGGAGCAGCATGAGAGAGAAATCGACAAAATAGAAA GCTCTGTGACGCAAAGGAAGGAGCAGGCTCGCTGCAGGACGGAGTGCATTGAGACTTTAGGtaagctgcagaagaagaaccAGGAGCTCCAGAGACACTTGGAGAAAGCCTGTCGTCAGCTCCAGCACAGCGTTCGAGAGCACAAAGCAGCCATGCAGCATCTGAAAG ATGAGCATGAACGCAGCTCACAAAAGTTAAAGGAAGGACACCTGCAGCAGCTAGAGGAGGTGAAGAGAGCCCAAGAATCCTCAGG GAGTTCTGATCACCAACAAAATGTCCAGCAAGGCCTCGAGGAGATGAAGCAGCAATACCTGATGACTGTGGAAAAGATCAGAG GAGACATGCTGCGTTACCTTCAGGAGAGTCGGGAGCGAGCAGCCGAGATGATCCGCATGGAGGTGCAGAGGGAGAGGCAGGACACTGCCAGAAAGATGAGGCACTATTATCTGACCTGTCTGCAGGAGTTACTGGAGGACGGAGGAAAGACTACAGG GGCTGAGAAGAAAATAATGAATGCTGCAAGCAAGCTGGCAGCCATGGCTAAAGTGCTGGAGACGCCTTTAAAAAGTAAATCTGGAAAGAACTTCAGTTTACAAA CGGACTGCCTTCCAGGAAGAAATGCAGGTTTCACCAAGAACCAGTCAACACTAACTGAGCTCCCTGACATGAGGCCAGAGGGAAGATCCAACAGGGAAAAGTCCTCCGCTGattcagaacaaaaacaaactgctgcAGTGAGGACAAAACCTCTGAGTCACCAGGACATTTCTACATCTGAGAAGGAGGCGGCCTCAGTAGATGCAGCGCTGAAACCCCAAACTGCTGatcacacacacctctgctcTTACAAACCTTCCCAACAGATTGCTTCTCCGTCCCAGGTCGAGTTTGTCAATGTGTCTGTGAGGAGTAAGAGCAGGGAGATGTACCTGCAGGGAGCAGACAACTGCAACGACTCAGAGCGACAGAGCAAACCGTTCCTCATCCAGGAGGCTCCTGTCAGAGACGAGAGAAGGAATGACTGGAGCATGACCAGTTGTGACTCAGACACTGGCTTCCATGTTTCTTCACACTCTTACTCAGGGAGGAAAGTAGAACCAGTGAAGCCCTTTTCTGTCTCCGCCGCATTCGCCAGTGACTTAGGAGAGTTTGCTGGCCTCACTCCGGATGTTTCTGACCTTACTGTTTACAATGAAATTGCCAAAAACACACCCCACACCCAGACCTTGAACTTGCAGCATGCAAAAATGGGTACACACAGAGAGCCCACCCCTGGCTCTGAGGGTGAGAAGCAGCATGGAGTTTGTTCCAGGCCTCTGTTCTCTGAGTTGAGACAACGCCAACAGGACAGCGGCTTTGACAGTCCGTTCTACCAACAAAAATGA